A window of the Diabrotica undecimpunctata isolate CICGRU chromosome 1, icDiaUnde3, whole genome shotgun sequence genome harbors these coding sequences:
- the GABA-B-R3 gene encoding gamma-aminobutyric acid type B receptor subunit 2 produces the protein MNHLHPVYKSFLVVFFSLALFSLNSIRKQIWHKGDSCGNVSRVVLRKDGEILDTDWYFESGTNESNITTSDNDTQKLYILGLFELSTKWGKRLEGSHEMLGAQLAVKHINSLNMLGNYKLELLVNDTMCDPGVGMDRLFYALYSRHAIFMVLGSRCSNVTEKLAHIVSYWNIIQISFGSTSPSLSDRNKFPLFFRTATTDSSHNTAKVQFVKEFGWKVVATFTQNENEFLLPVNHLIADLERADVQCIASLTFSLDNYREQLEVLKNLNVRIIFGSFSSEMNHKIICAVRIIIFFNLNIYTFVQQMGMLDKYVWILQQRKTFNLNISQSCVLQEDMTGIIAMSNYGDTKDNCLSISTKEPEFLKEIEVLRSFKSPFPRLTYDAVTAIFHALEGLEINDWFEVKDGLYYLKKAVVKQLVQNMNSLTFVGLSGPVRLNGGDRIANSLIRQFQGGTLKIVAIFDSIKNQLNFSCDKCRKIIWKNNEIPLARRTLRVSKIKIPNVVFVAIILFSVFGIAASISFLYFNLRFKRKKFVKLSSPNLTNITVLGCILVYLSVVVLGFNNSSTYLSRYFDTFCSVEMCNSHNITGWYMALLGYKTMFILMGTYMAWKTRHIKIPILNDSQYIGICIYITVFSTIIVIVSSFVSNQNIILTYIIQSVSILTATTVIMFLMFLPIIKSVFGKLDNTDPIMQSMGLTSVSNTRRFIFNDSKEVLNRLEIQNKVHRCRLMKLDNEILYLENVLRSSEKL, from the exons ATGAATCACTTGCACCCTGTGTACAAATCATTTCTTGTCGTGTTTTTTTCGCTGGCTTTATTCAGTCTCAATTCCATAAGGAAGCAGATATGGCATAAAGGGGACTCTTGTGGAAATGTTAGTAGAGTGGTATTGCGGAAAGATGGTGAGATTTTGGACACGGATTGGTACTTTGAATCTGGTACTAACGAAAG TAATATAACAACCAGCGACAATGACACTCAAAAATTGTACATTCTGGGCTTGTTTGAACTGTCTACTAAATGGGGAAAACGATTAGAAGGAAGTCATGAAATGCTTGGAGCTCAATTAGCAGTCAAACACATAAATTCGTTAAATATGTTGGGAAACTATAAATTAGAGTTGCTTGTAAATGATACCATG TGTGATCCAGGAGTGGGAATGGACAGacttttttatgcattatattcAAGACATGCCATATTTATGGTTCTGGGCTCTAGATGCTCCAATGTTACTGAAAAGCTAGCACACATTGTATCTTATTGGAACATCATTCAG atatCTTTTGGATCAACTTCGCCATCTTTAAGCGATAGGAATAAATTTCCCTTATTTTTTCGCACTGCAACGACAGATTCATCTCACAATACAGCAAAAGTTCAGTTTGTTAAGGAGTTCGGTTGGAAAGTTGTGGCTACATTCACTCAGAATGAAAACGAGTTTTTGCTACCGGTCAATCATTTAATAGCAGATTTGGAACGAGCTGATGTACAGTGTATTGCGTCGctaacattttctcttgataaTTATAGGGAACAACTAGAAGTATTAAAA AACTTGAATGTGAGGATTATATTTGGAAGTTTTTCTTCAGAAATGAACCACAAAATCATTTGTGCTGTAaggataattatattttttaatttaaacatttata CATTT GTACAACAAATGGGAATGCTAGACAAATATGTGTGGATTTTGCAACAAAGAAAAACTTTTAACTTAAACATCTCACAGTCTTGTGTTTTACAAGAAGATATGACTGGTATCATTGCAATGTCCAATTACGGTGATACTAAGGACAACTGTTTATCAATTTCAACG AAAGAACCAGAATTCCTTAAAGAAATAGAAGTGTTAAGAAGTTTCAAATCTCCGTTCCCGAGATTAACCTACGATGCAGTGACTGCTATTTTTCATGCTTTAGAGGGGCTTGAAATTAATGATTGGTTTGAAGTAAAAGATGGTCTTTATTACTTGAAGAAAGCAGTCGTTAAACAGTTGGTTCAAAATATGAACTCACTAACTTTTGTTGGTTTATCG GGTCCAGTGAGGTTAAATGGTGGTGACAGGATAGCAAACTCATTGATTCGACAATTTCAAG gtggtACTTTAAAGATTGTAGCAATTTTTGACTCAATCAAGAATCAACTCAACTTTTCCTGCGACAAATGCAGAAAGATAATTTGGAAAAACAACGAAATACCGCTGGCACGACGCACACTCAGAGTTTCCAAAATCAAAATTCCGAATGTTGTCTTCGTTGCCATTATACTATTTTCTGTTTTCGGTATTGCGGCGTCCATCAGCTTCTTATACTTCAACCTAAGGTTTAAGAGAAAAAAGTTTGTCAAACTATCGAGCCCAAATTTGACTAATATTACTGTGCTAGGGTGTATATTAGTTTATTTATCAGTCGTGGTCTTGGGATTTAATAACTCTTCAACGTATTTGAGCAGATACTTTGATACATTTTGTTCT gttgaGATGTGTAATTCTCACAATATCACTGGCTGGTATATGGCACTTTTAGGCTACAAGACAATGTTTATTCTCATGGGAACCTACATGGCGTGGAAGACAAGACACATCAAAATCCCAATACTAAACGACTCGCAGTATATAGGCATCTGCATATACATAACAGTGTTTAGTACCATTATTGTCATTGTTTCCAGTTTTGTATCCAACCAAAACATCATACTTACTTATATTATACAATCCGTCAGTATATTAACCGCTACCACTGTTATCATGTTTTTGATGTTCTTGCCAATCATTAAATCTGTTTTCGGCAAGCTGGATAATACAGATCCTATAATGCAGAGCATGGGACTAACCAGTGTGAGCAATACAAGAAGATTTATTTTCAACGACAGTAAGGAAGTGTTAAATAGACTTGAAATTCAAAATAAGGTTCATAGATGTCGCTTGATGAAACTCGACAATGAGATTCTATATTTGGAGAATGTCTTGAGAAGTTCAGAGAAACTTTAA